A window of Cellulomonas fimi contains these coding sequences:
- a CDS encoding aldo/keto reductase produces MTSFAPGTPGWIRPLGRTGLEVSAVCLGGGPLGSMPNLFGRDVPADEGVATVLAALDSPIRFVDTSNGYSDGESERRIGAALREVGGLPAGVTVATKVDPKDGDYSGGRVRASVAESRERLGLDHLPLVHLHDPETWSFDELAGPGGAVEALVALRESGEVGAIGLAGGRVQEIARYLALGVFDVLLVHNRWTLLDRSAGPLLDEAERQGMGILNAAVHGGGILAKQEGGPTTYGYREAPPEVLEAADAMRRVCAAHGTDIATAALQFSLRDPRVGATIVGMSRPQRVQQTVAAASAELPDALWPELEALLPPARTWLDAE; encoded by the coding sequence ATGACGTCGTTCGCCCCCGGCACGCCCGGCTGGATCCGCCCGCTGGGCCGTACGGGTCTGGAGGTGTCCGCGGTCTGCCTGGGCGGCGGCCCGCTCGGGAGCATGCCGAACCTGTTCGGGCGGGACGTCCCGGCCGACGAGGGCGTGGCGACGGTGCTCGCCGCGCTCGACAGCCCGATCCGGTTCGTCGACACGTCGAACGGGTACAGCGACGGCGAGAGCGAGCGGCGGATCGGTGCGGCGCTGCGCGAGGTCGGCGGGCTGCCGGCCGGCGTGACGGTCGCGACGAAGGTCGACCCGAAGGACGGCGACTACTCGGGCGGCCGGGTGCGGGCGTCGGTCGCGGAGAGCCGCGAGCGCCTGGGCCTCGACCACCTGCCGCTCGTGCACCTGCACGACCCGGAGACCTGGTCGTTCGACGAGCTCGCCGGTCCGGGCGGTGCCGTCGAGGCGCTCGTCGCGCTGCGCGAGTCGGGCGAGGTCGGGGCCATCGGGCTCGCGGGCGGTCGCGTGCAGGAGATCGCGCGCTACCTGGCGCTCGGGGTGTTCGACGTGCTGCTCGTGCACAACCGCTGGACGCTGCTCGACCGGTCGGCGGGTCCGCTGCTCGACGAGGCCGAGCGGCAGGGCATGGGGATCCTCAACGCGGCCGTGCACGGCGGGGGCATCCTCGCGAAGCAGGAGGGCGGCCCGACGACGTACGGGTACCGCGAGGCACCGCCCGAGGTGCTTGAGGCCGCCGACGCGATGCGCCGCGTGTGCGCCGCGCACGGCACCGACATCGCGACGGCGGCGCTGCAGTTCTCGCTGCGCGACCCGCGCGTGGGCGCGACGATCGTCGGGATGAGCCGCCCGCAGCGGGTCCAGCAGACCGTCGCGGCCGCGTCGGCGGAGCTCCCGGACGCGCTGTGGCCCGAGCTCGAGGCGCTGCTCCCGCCCGCCCGCACCTGGCTCGACGCCGAGTGA
- a CDS encoding MFS transporter translates to MTPLVHPTFRRLFTAQVVSLAGTGLATVALGLLAYDVAGDRAGQVLGTVFAIKMVAYVVVAPLAAALVVRLPRRAVLVTADVVRAAAALCLPFVDATWQVYVLVLVLQAASATHTPTWQALVPDVLPDEREYTQALSLARLADDLEMVLSPVLAAALLLVIPSHALFVGTAVGFAASAVLVASVALGRPRPTSGDDAGFAELPLGARVRHGAVLLVRTPALRPVLALNLAVAAAGAFVLVQTVVVARSTFGQGDTAVALLLAANGAGSMAAALLLPGVLGRVPDRTVMLGGAVALTVATALVPVALRVLAGAGLLLVGLLWLVVGAGWACAEVPVGRLVVRDLPEADRPAAFAAQFSLSHACWLVTYPVAGWLGAVGLTGAAVALALVCAAATAAAVALWPRRAPALVDA, encoded by the coding sequence ATGACCCCGCTCGTCCACCCGACGTTCCGCCGGCTGTTCACCGCGCAGGTCGTCTCCCTCGCGGGCACCGGGCTCGCGACCGTCGCGCTCGGCCTGCTCGCGTACGACGTCGCGGGCGACCGCGCGGGTCAGGTCCTCGGCACGGTCTTCGCGATCAAGATGGTCGCGTACGTCGTCGTCGCCCCCCTCGCCGCGGCGCTCGTCGTGCGGCTGCCGCGCCGGGCCGTGCTCGTGACCGCCGACGTCGTGCGCGCCGCGGCGGCGCTCTGCCTGCCGTTCGTCGACGCGACCTGGCAGGTCTACGTGCTCGTGCTCGTGCTGCAGGCCGCGTCGGCCACGCACACGCCGACGTGGCAGGCGCTCGTGCCCGACGTCCTGCCCGACGAGCGCGAGTACACGCAGGCGCTCTCGCTGGCGCGGCTCGCCGACGACCTCGAGATGGTCCTGTCGCCCGTGCTCGCCGCCGCCCTGCTCCTCGTGATCCCGTCGCACGCCCTGTTCGTCGGCACCGCGGTCGGCTTCGCCGCGTCCGCCGTCCTCGTCGCGTCGGTCGCACTCGGCCGCCCCCGTCCGACGTCCGGCGACGACGCCGGGTTCGCCGAGCTCCCACTCGGGGCGCGCGTGCGGCACGGCGCCGTGCTGCTCGTCCGGACACCGGCCCTGCGACCCGTGCTCGCGCTCAACCTCGCGGTCGCCGCCGCGGGCGCCTTCGTCCTCGTGCAGACGGTCGTCGTGGCGCGCTCGACGTTCGGGCAGGGCGACACCGCCGTGGCGCTGCTGCTCGCCGCGAACGGCGCGGGGTCGATGGCCGCGGCGCTGCTCCTGCCGGGCGTGCTCGGCCGGGTCCCGGACCGCACCGTCATGCTCGGCGGCGCCGTCGCGCTCACCGTCGCGACCGCGCTCGTGCCCGTCGCGCTGCGCGTGCTCGCCGGCGCCGGGCTCCTGCTCGTCGGCCTGCTCTGGCTCGTCGTCGGTGCGGGCTGGGCGTGCGCCGAGGTACCGGTCGGGCGGCTCGTCGTGCGCGACCTGCCCGAGGCCGACCGCCCCGCCGCGTTCGCCGCGCAGTTCTCGCTGTCGCACGCGTGCTGGCTCGTGACGTACCCGGTCGCGGGGTGGCTGGGCGCCGTCGGGCTCACCGGCGCCGCGGTGGCCCTCGCGCTCGTGTGCGCCGCCGCGACCGCCGCCGCCGTCGCGCTCTGGCCTCGCCGCGCGCCGGCGCTCGTCGACGCGTAG
- a CDS encoding ArsR/SmtB family transcription factor produces the protein MHADMQDDGLAVDSPYVDLVVEVFSLLADATRVRIVLALRDQELSVNHLADLVEKSPTSVSQHLAKLRWGRVVKTRQDGTRVFYSLVDEHARTLVTQALYQAQHALEDVPPHHRAPVTP, from the coding sequence ATGCATGCAGATATGCAGGATGACGGTCTCGCCGTCGACTCGCCGTACGTCGACCTCGTCGTCGAGGTGTTCTCCCTGCTCGCCGACGCCACCCGCGTGCGCATCGTGCTCGCGCTGCGCGACCAGGAGCTGTCGGTCAACCACCTCGCCGACCTCGTCGAGAAGTCGCCCACGTCCGTCTCGCAGCACCTCGCGAAGCTGCGGTGGGGGCGCGTCGTCAAGACCCGCCAGGACGGCACGCGCGTCTTCTACTCGCTCGTCGACGAGCACGCCCGCACGCTCGTGACGCAGGCCCTCTACCAGGCGCAGCACGCCCTGGAGGACGTCCCCCCGCACCACCGGGCGCCCGTGACGCCATGA
- a CDS encoding penicillin-binding transpeptidase domain-containing protein has protein sequence MTLDRARDDAPALRPRPRHRRGPAALGAVAATALLVVGSLTACSPKPPGPDEAIETLTQAIESGDFGDVQFQAGSGDAAAAAELRAATFEGVEPWVPDVRRGEVTVPEDDADVATAELAYTWDVDDGDTDWTYTTQVSLARDAEDAAVWRVAWKPAILVPDLQPTETLRVTRQQAQRGRVLGAGDQVIVEPRGVRRVGVDKTLVDAAGQEAAARALATALGSDVDAYVQRVVAAGPKAFVEAIVVRDGDPQYDVDALVATPGVRAVADTIPLAPSRRFARPILGTVGSATAEIVEKSEGAIAAGDLTGLSGLQRQYDALLRGRPGLVVEAVPADGVAVRQLFTSEPTAGADLRTTLDPTLQDDAETILADVGPASAIVAIRPSTGDVVAAASGPGGEGMSTATLGQYAPGSTFKVASALALLRSGLTADSTVSCPPTTTVDGRQFQNFPDYPSNALGEVPLRTAFAQSCNTAFISARDKAEQSALVDAAGSLGLVPDATLGFAAFLGAVPSDSDGTDHAASMIGQGRVLASPLGMATVAASVAAGSTVTPRLVLDAGDATAAADDATADPSDAPTPAAETETARPHVPLTAAEAASLQTLMRAVVTEGGGSFLQDTPGGEVMAKSGTAQFGDAANLQNHVWMIAIQGDLAVAVFVDVGDYGSTTAGPLLERFLEAAAG, from the coding sequence ATGACGCTCGACCGTGCGCGCGACGACGCGCCCGCCCTCCGGCCGCGACCGCGTCACCGCCGCGGGCCGGCGGCGCTGGGGGCGGTCGCCGCGACGGCGCTGCTGGTCGTCGGGAGCCTGACGGCGTGCTCTCCGAAGCCGCCCGGCCCGGACGAGGCGATCGAGACGCTCACGCAGGCGATCGAGTCCGGCGACTTCGGCGACGTGCAGTTCCAGGCGGGCTCCGGGGACGCGGCGGCCGCGGCGGAGCTCCGCGCGGCGACCTTCGAGGGCGTCGAGCCGTGGGTGCCGGACGTCCGGAGGGGCGAGGTCACGGTCCCGGAGGACGACGCCGACGTCGCGACGGCGGAGCTCGCGTACACGTGGGACGTCGACGACGGCGACACCGACTGGACGTACACGACGCAGGTGTCGCTCGCGCGCGACGCCGAGGACGCCGCGGTGTGGCGGGTCGCGTGGAAGCCCGCGATCCTCGTGCCCGACCTCCAGCCCACGGAGACGCTGCGGGTCACGCGTCAGCAGGCGCAGCGCGGCCGGGTGCTCGGCGCCGGCGACCAGGTCATCGTCGAGCCGCGCGGTGTGCGCCGGGTGGGCGTCGACAAGACGCTGGTCGACGCCGCGGGCCAGGAGGCGGCGGCCCGTGCGCTCGCCACGGCCCTGGGCTCCGACGTCGACGCCTACGTGCAGCGCGTCGTGGCGGCGGGGCCGAAGGCGTTCGTCGAGGCGATCGTCGTGCGGGACGGCGACCCGCAGTACGACGTCGACGCGCTCGTCGCGACGCCGGGCGTGCGCGCCGTGGCGGACACGATCCCGCTGGCCCCGTCGCGCCGGTTCGCGCGCCCGATCCTCGGCACGGTCGGGTCGGCGACGGCCGAGATCGTCGAGAAGTCGGAGGGCGCGATCGCGGCGGGCGACCTCACGGGGCTGTCCGGGCTCCAGCGTCAGTACGACGCCCTCCTGCGCGGCCGGCCGGGCCTCGTGGTCGAGGCCGTGCCCGCCGACGGGGTCGCGGTCCGGCAGCTGTTCACGTCCGAGCCGACCGCCGGCGCGGACCTCCGCACGACGCTCGACCCGACGCTCCAGGACGACGCGGAGACGATCCTCGCGGACGTCGGCCCGGCGAGCGCGATCGTCGCGATCCGCCCGTCGACGGGCGACGTCGTCGCGGCGGCGAGCGGACCGGGCGGCGAGGGCATGTCGACGGCGACGCTCGGGCAGTACGCGCCGGGGTCGACGTTCAAGGTCGCGAGCGCGCTGGCCCTGCTCCGTTCCGGCCTGACCGCCGACTCGACCGTCTCGTGTCCGCCGACGACCACCGTGGACGGGCGCCAGTTCCAGAACTTCCCGGACTACCCGTCGAACGCGCTGGGCGAGGTGCCGCTCCGCACGGCGTTCGCGCAGTCGTGCAACACGGCCTTCATCTCGGCGCGCGACAAGGCGGAGCAGTCCGCGCTGGTCGACGCCGCGGGGTCGCTCGGCCTCGTGCCGGACGCCACGCTGGGGTTCGCGGCGTTCCTCGGCGCGGTGCCGTCGGACTCGGACGGCACGGACCACGCGGCGTCGATGATCGGCCAGGGGCGCGTGCTCGCGTCCCCGCTCGGCATGGCGACGGTCGCGGCGTCGGTCGCGGCCGGCTCGACGGTGACGCCGCGGCTCGTGCTCGACGCCGGTGACGCCACGGCCGCCGCCGACGACGCGACGGCCGACCCGTCCGACGCGCCCACCCCCGCGGCGGAGACCGAGACGGCGCGTCCGCACGTGCCGCTCACCGCCGCCGAGGCCGCGTCGCTGCAGACCCTGATGCGCGCGGTCGTCACCGAGGGTGGCGGGTCGTTCCTGCAGGACACGCCCGGCGGCGAGGTCATGGCGAAGTCCGGGACGGCGCAGTTCGGCGACGCGGCCAACCTGCAGAACCACGTGTGGATGATCGCGATCCAGGGCGACCTGGCCGTCGCCGTCTTCGTGGATGTCGGAGACTACGGTTCGACGACCGCGGGCCCGCTGCTCGAGCGATTCCTCGAGGCCGCCGCGGGCTGA
- a CDS encoding LLM class flavin-dependent oxidoreductase, with the protein MTDRALSVLLPRDLPVGRVREFALRAETLGFDEVWVVEDCFFRGGVAQAAAVLAWTERIRVGIGILPAAVRDAAFTAMEAATLAELFPGRVDVGIGHGMPGWMRQVGAWPASPLTMLEEHLRAVRAIVHGERVDADGRYVHLDGVQLESPPAQPPRILAGVRGPKSLAVAGRYADGTVLAEPVTPEYVATALGHIAPTREHRVVAYCVAAVDDDADAARALARPTLAWVGEPDWAPHLAPLPYADEIAALRAGVASPEEFGAALPDAWVDDLAIVGPPDAARARLDALFDAGVSSAVLFPLGPDPVAALDSLARLR; encoded by the coding sequence ATGACCGACCGTGCCCTGAGCGTGCTGCTGCCCCGTGACCTGCCCGTCGGACGGGTCCGCGAGTTCGCGCTCCGTGCGGAGACGCTCGGCTTCGACGAGGTGTGGGTCGTCGAGGACTGCTTCTTCCGCGGCGGTGTCGCGCAGGCCGCCGCCGTGCTGGCCTGGACCGAGCGGATCCGCGTCGGCATCGGCATCCTCCCGGCCGCGGTCCGGGACGCCGCGTTCACGGCGATGGAGGCGGCGACGCTCGCCGAGCTGTTCCCCGGCCGCGTCGACGTCGGCATCGGGCACGGCATGCCCGGCTGGATGCGCCAGGTGGGCGCGTGGCCCGCGAGCCCGCTCACGATGCTCGAGGAGCACCTGCGGGCGGTGCGCGCGATCGTGCACGGCGAGCGCGTCGACGCCGACGGCCGGTACGTCCACCTCGACGGCGTGCAGCTCGAGTCCCCGCCCGCGCAGCCGCCGCGCATCCTCGCCGGTGTGCGGGGGCCGAAGTCGCTGGCCGTGGCGGGCCGGTACGCCGACGGGACGGTGCTCGCCGAACCCGTGACGCCCGAGTACGTCGCGACGGCGCTGGGGCACATCGCCCCCACGCGCGAGCACCGGGTCGTCGCGTACTGCGTCGCCGCGGTCGACGACGACGCGGACGCCGCCCGCGCGCTGGCCCGCCCCACGCTCGCGTGGGTCGGCGAGCCCGACTGGGCGCCCCACCTCGCCCCGCTGCCGTACGCCGACGAGATCGCCGCCCTGCGCGCCGGCGTCGCGTCGCCCGAGGAGTTCGGTGCGGCGCTGCCCGACGCGTGGGTCGACGACCTCGCGATCGTCGGGCCGCCCGACGCCGCACGTGCGCGGCTCGACGCGTTGTTCGACGCGGGCGTGTCGTCGGCGGTCCTGTTCCCCCTCGGACCGGACCCGGTCGCCGCGCTGGACTCGCTCGCCCGCCTGCGTTGA
- a CDS encoding SDR family oxidoreductase — protein MQPVPDQTGRTVVVTGANSGIGREAAQRLAAAGAHVVLTARDEAKGTAAVDEIRAAAPGAQVELRLLDLADLSSVAAFADALARDLPHLDALLNNAGVMAVPDRHETVDGFELQLATNALGPLALTNRLLPLLLDAPAPRVVWTGSGVAHVGRIRFDDLQARRRYRPWRAYAQSKLADVLLARHLAHVADRRGWPLLSAVTHPGFTRTNLQTAGASVGRDTPRRSPFGERSLLPSMAPAEGAGSLLLAATGDVAQGAYLGPTGTFGIVGPPGPARLGRRMRDDATAARLWHVAEDLTGTSLPER, from the coding sequence GTGCAGCCCGTCCCCGACCAGACCGGCCGCACGGTCGTCGTCACCGGCGCGAACAGCGGCATCGGCCGCGAGGCGGCGCAGCGGCTCGCCGCCGCGGGGGCGCACGTCGTCCTCACGGCGCGCGACGAGGCCAAGGGGACGGCCGCGGTCGACGAGATCCGTGCCGCGGCGCCGGGCGCGCAGGTCGAGCTCCGGCTCCTCGACCTGGCCGACCTGTCGTCGGTCGCGGCGTTCGCCGACGCGCTCGCCCGGGACCTGCCGCACCTCGACGCGCTGCTCAACAACGCGGGCGTCATGGCCGTGCCGGACCGGCACGAGACCGTGGACGGCTTCGAGCTCCAGCTCGCGACGAACGCGCTCGGTCCGCTCGCGCTCACCAACCGGCTGCTGCCGCTGCTGCTCGACGCGCCCGCGCCGCGCGTGGTGTGGACGGGCAGCGGCGTCGCGCACGTGGGCCGCATCCGGTTCGACGACCTGCAGGCCCGCCGTCGCTACCGGCCGTGGCGCGCGTACGCGCAGTCCAAGCTCGCCGACGTGCTGCTCGCCCGGCACCTCGCGCACGTCGCGGACCGTCGCGGCTGGCCCCTGCTGTCCGCCGTGACGCACCCGGGGTTCACGCGGACCAACCTGCAGACCGCGGGCGCGTCGGTCGGGCGCGACACCCCGCGACGGTCGCCGTTCGGCGAGCGGTCGTTGCTGCCGTCGATGGCGCCCGCCGAGGGTGCGGGGTCGCTGCTGCTCGCGGCGACGGGTGACGTCGCGCAGGGCGCGTACCTCGGGCCGACGGGGACGTTCGGGATCGTCGGACCGCCGGGGCCCGCGCGGCTCGGGCGACGGATGCGCGACGACGCGACGGCCGCGCGGCTGTGGCACGTCGCGGAGGATCTCACGGGGACCTCGCTGCCCGAGCGCTGA